In a genomic window of Mycoplasma iguanae:
- a CDS encoding DnaA ATPase domain-containing protein: protein MKSENYLREQNAIFLKALRAEIKDHFLFQILIDSEIFISDIDDNFVNFFIPNDDAKIIIENYLKEKIEEIVKANWRGKKVAFINKVNDIVPEKNIEEKIEAAPESNYPKETVIKEVEGREKTLIPFFTFDNLCEVEYNKVAISACWEILNNEKVFYSPLFIHAPSGMGKTHLINAVGHEFENRNKKVRYIDSNSFTKTISSKLMNKETKEINELVDDIGDYDVLIFDDIQNYGNKPATLTILFNIINNHIINKKQIIIAADKNVEQLGGFEEKFITRFSGGLTIEFGKPNYNDLIQIWKFKLTKEGINTENWDDESLKFIYRNYHGSISALEGALRMIKFYSKEHPDIKYTYATVKNIFQHERHNITPEKIIKIVAQYYKLKPNEILGVSRKKEIHIARSIAIWIIRKQLELTYKEIGSIFGGKDHTTIMNSVTKIDKRQKEDQQIKYALTKIEKNIGKVE, encoded by the coding sequence ATGAAATCGGAAAACTATTTAAGAGAACAAAATGCTATATTTTTGAAAGCATTAAGAGCAGAAATTAAGGATCATTTTTTGTTCCAAATATTAATTGATAGCGAAATTTTTATTAGTGATATTGATGATAATTTCGTTAATTTTTTTATACCTAATGATGATGCAAAAATTATTATTGAAAATTACTTAAAAGAAAAAATTGAAGAAATTGTAAAAGCTAACTGAAGAGGTAAAAAAGTTGCTTTTATAAACAAGGTTAATGATATTGTCCCTGAAAAAAATATAGAAGAAAAAATTGAAGCAGCCCCTGAAAGTAATTATCCAAAAGAAACAGTCATAAAAGAAGTAGAAGGAAGGGAAAAAACTTTAATTCCTTTTTTTACATTCGATAATTTGTGTGAAGTTGAATATAACAAAGTTGCAATTTCTGCTTGTTGAGAAATTTTAAATAATGAAAAAGTATTTTACTCTCCTTTATTTATCCATGCTCCTTCAGGAATGGGAAAAACACATTTAATCAATGCGGTTGGTCATGAATTTGAAAACAGAAATAAAAAAGTTAGATACATAGACTCTAATTCTTTCACAAAAACTATATCATCAAAACTTATGAACAAGGAAACTAAAGAAATAAATGAACTCGTTGATGATATCGGGGATTATGATGTTTTAATTTTTGATGATATTCAAAATTATGGTAATAAACCCGCAACTTTGACAATACTTTTCAACATTATAAACAATCACATCATAAATAAAAAACAAATCATTATTGCAGCTGATAAAAATGTTGAACAACTTGGTGGATTTGAAGAAAAATTCATCACAAGATTTTCCGGTGGTTTAACAATTGAATTTGGAAAACCTAACTACAATGATTTAATTCAAATTTGAAAGTTTAAATTAACTAAAGAAGGTATAAATACAGAAAATTGAGATGATGAATCCCTAAAATTTATATATAGAAATTACCATGGTTCAATTAGTGCTTTAGAAGGTGCTTTGAGAATGATTAAATTTTATTCAAAAGAACATCCTGATATTAAATATACATATGCAACTGTAAAAAATATTTTTCAACATGAAAGACATAATATTACACCTGAAAAAATTATCAAAATTGTCGCGCAATATTATAAGTTAAAACCAAATGAAATTTTAGGGGTATCTAGAAAAAAAGAAATCCACATTGCTCGCTCTATTGCAATTTGAATTATTAGAAAACAGCTTGAACTAACTTATAAAGAAATTGGAAGTATATTTGGCGGAAAAGATCACACTACTATTATGAATTCCGTTACAAAAATCGACAAACGTCAAAAAGAAGATCAACAAATAAAATATGCTTTAACAAAAATTGAAAAAAATATAGGTAAAGTTGAATAA
- the dnaN gene encoding DNA polymerase III subunit beta, giving the protein MKFKIKKEMIEKALENVGIAIDYGNLNISMRGILFEVNADNIVLIGSDGEFSIKKQIMTSENLIIEKVGKVLVITSLLKNIIKRAEGFISFEQNNTSLKINNNLDEFTINLLDEQDYPTIEFNDFGISFEIDMNAFRNLIKNTSFAASTNESVSRVLQYVNLINQHGTLRINATDSFRFATESYDINCEEEFDISLPVKSLKRLMSSNLNGIIKFIVEEKKISIQKNDEIYQIKAFDGIYKDLSNVFPKQETIKYVLEINKKELNDLLSKAAFSAGDKYNRIKMHFSKDSFLITSVYEELGTSKVYAKNFKWKGEELVVSLNYRYLKEAINVFEDEIAIFLNEKVDRILILSKSNPKNKQLIAPHKG; this is encoded by the coding sequence ATGAAATTTAAAATAAAGAAAGAAATGATTGAAAAAGCTCTTGAAAATGTTGGAATCGCTATAGATTATGGAAATCTAAATATTTCTATGCGTGGTATTCTTTTTGAAGTAAATGCAGATAATATTGTTTTAATAGGATCTGATGGTGAATTTTCAATAAAAAAACAAATAATGACGAGCGAAAATTTAATTATAGAAAAAGTGGGAAAAGTTTTGGTTATCACTAGTTTATTGAAAAACATTATCAAAAGAGCCGAAGGTTTTATTTCATTCGAACAAAATAACACCAGCTTGAAAATTAATAATAATTTAGATGAATTCACCATCAATCTTTTAGATGAACAAGACTATCCAACTATAGAATTCAATGATTTTGGAATAAGTTTTGAAATTGATATGAATGCTTTTAGAAATTTAATTAAAAACACATCTTTTGCAGCTTCTACAAATGAAAGCGTCTCTAGAGTTTTACAATATGTTAATTTAATTAATCAACACGGAACTCTTAGAATTAATGCAACTGATTCATTTAGATTCGCTACCGAAAGCTATGATATTAATTGTGAGGAAGAATTTGATATCTCCCTACCTGTAAAAAGTTTAAAAAGGTTAATGTCATCAAATCTAAATGGAATAATTAAATTCATTGTAGAAGAAAAGAAAATTAGTATTCAAAAAAATGATGAGATTTATCAAATCAAAGCTTTTGATGGAATATATAAAGATTTATCTAATGTATTTCCTAAACAAGAAACGATAAAATATGTTTTAGAAATTAATAAAAAAGAATTAAATGATCTTTTGAGTAAAGCAGCTTTTTCTGCGGGCGATAAATATAATCGAATTAAAATGCATTTTTCAAAAGACAGTTTCTTAATTACTTCAGTTTATGAAGAATTAGGAACTTCAAAAGTTTATGCAAAAAATTTTAAGTGAAAAGGTGAAGAATTAGTAGTTAGTTTAAATTATCGTTATTTAAAAGAAGCAATTAATGTTTTTGAAGATGAAATTGCCATTTTTTTAAATGAAAAGGTTGATAGAATTCTTATATTATCAAAATCAAATCCTAAAAATAAACAATTAATTGCGCCACACAAAGGATAG
- a CDS encoding RNA-binding S4 domain-containing protein gives MDVIITGEFIKLAQLLKKMKIIDSGGQAKFFIENNEITVNSEIPTGKGMKVTVGSTVWINDDVYYIKN, from the coding sequence ATGGATGTAATAATTACGGGCGAATTTATTAAACTAGCTCAATTATTAAAAAAAATGAAAATCATCGATTCAGGCGGACAAGCTAAATTTTTTATTGAAAATAATGAAATTACAGTTAATTCCGAAATTCCTACAGGTAAAGGTATGAAAGTCACTGTTGGCTCAACGGTTTGAATTAATGATGATGTTTACTATATAAAAAATTAA
- the uvrA gene encoding excinuclease ABC subunit UvrA gives MNDNKDFITVKGAKENNLKNIDVKIPKNKLVVLTGVSGSGKSSLAFNTIYEEGRRRYVDSLSSYARQFLGGTKKPLVESIEGLSPAISIEQKTTHNNPRSTVGTVTEIYDYLRLFYSRVGKAFCPKHKTEITAQKTKDILNSIFQLPENSKLLIVSPIVIGEKGTHQNVLEKLKREGFLRVKIGEDIFNLDDEINLEKNKKHNISIVVDRIVLTKENKNRIFEAVEVALNYSKGLVDVDVVGGKTLKFSQANACEKGDFDMPKIETKMFSFNSPYGMCEVCKGIGLSLRGSFDLMVPDKNLSINEGALKIFGDSVNGKSIEWQEFDFMLNYYEIDKNKSIEEMTKRELDIIKYGSHEELTFTLESQNGNKYTRTRVIEGIINKIERKYLETSSEDVRNWYTRFMSTFPCDECNGARLNQYALAVKIGKYNIFEICNLPIDQTLDYIEKIELNKMELEIASVILNEIKQRLSFLVNVGLDYISLNRKAETLSGGEAQRIRLATQIGSNLTGVLYVLDEPSIGLHQKDNQKLIQSLKHMVEIGNTLLVVEHDEETIWEAEHIIDIGPKAGDEGGQLIAQGTVEDIMKNPQSLTGKYLSREIKIEIPKSRRSGNGQNIIIKGAEENNLKNVDVNFPLGKFIAVTGVSGSGKSTLVNEILTKGISKKLSDASIIPGKHREISGLYNIDKLIQISQSPIGRTPRSNPATYTTVFDDIRDVFANTEEARARGYLKGRFSFNVNGGRCDKCQGDGLIKIEMHFLPDVYVVCDHCEGTRYKKETLDIKYRGKSIADILDMRVSEAYDFFSQRAKIKDKLKTIIDVGLGYIKLGQSATTLSGGEAQRIKLATYLQKKPTGKTMYVLDEPTTGLHAYDVHNLLNVLKRIVDNKDTIVVIEHNLDVIKCADYIIDLGQGGGVNGGNIIATGTPEQVAQNPNSFTGQFLKGILNDSK, from the coding sequence ATGAATGATAATAAAGATTTTATAACAGTTAAAGGTGCTAAAGAAAATAACTTAAAAAATATTGATGTAAAAATTCCTAAAAATAAATTAGTAGTTCTTACAGGCGTTTCAGGAAGTGGTAAATCTTCTTTAGCTTTCAATACGATTTATGAAGAAGGAAGAAGACGTTATGTCGATTCTTTGAGTTCATATGCGAGACAATTTTTAGGTGGTACCAAAAAACCCTTAGTGGAATCAATTGAAGGATTATCACCAGCAATTTCCATTGAGCAAAAAACAACACATAATAACCCTCGATCAACAGTTGGAACAGTTACAGAAATATATGATTATTTAAGATTGTTTTACTCAAGGGTAGGTAAAGCTTTTTGTCCTAAACACAAAACTGAAATAACAGCACAAAAAACAAAAGATATTCTAAATTCTATTTTCCAACTACCAGAAAATTCTAAATTATTGATTGTTTCACCTATTGTTATAGGTGAAAAAGGTACTCATCAAAATGTTTTAGAAAAACTTAAAAGAGAAGGTTTTTTAAGAGTAAAAATTGGTGAGGATATTTTTAATCTAGATGATGAAATTAATTTAGAAAAAAACAAAAAACACAACATAAGTATTGTTGTGGACAGAATTGTTTTAACAAAAGAAAACAAAAATAGAATTTTTGAAGCTGTTGAAGTTGCTTTAAATTACTCAAAAGGTTTAGTGGATGTTGATGTCGTAGGTGGAAAGACATTAAAATTTTCACAAGCTAATGCTTGTGAAAAAGGTGATTTTGATATGCCTAAAATTGAAACTAAAATGTTTTCGTTTAATTCACCTTACGGAATGTGTGAAGTTTGTAAAGGAATCGGATTATCTTTAAGAGGTAGTTTTGATTTAATGGTTCCTGATAAAAATCTTTCAATCAATGAAGGCGCTTTAAAAATTTTTGGTGATTCTGTAAATGGAAAATCAATTGAGTGGCAAGAATTTGACTTTATGTTAAATTATTATGAAATTGATAAAAACAAATCAATTGAAGAAATGACTAAACGTGAATTAGATATCATTAAATATGGTTCGCATGAAGAATTAACTTTTACTTTAGAATCTCAAAATGGGAATAAATACACACGTACAAGAGTTATTGAAGGAATCATTAATAAAATTGAACGGAAATATTTAGAAACATCAAGTGAAGATGTTCGTAACTGATATACAAGATTTATGTCAACTTTTCCTTGTGATGAGTGTAATGGCGCTCGTTTAAATCAATATGCTTTAGCTGTAAAAATTGGCAAATATAATATTTTTGAAATTTGTAATTTACCTATTGATCAAACCTTAGATTATATTGAAAAAATAGAACTAAATAAGATGGAATTGGAAATTGCCAGTGTAATTTTAAACGAAATAAAGCAAAGACTTTCTTTTTTGGTAAATGTTGGTCTGGATTATATTTCTTTGAATAGAAAAGCAGAAACACTTTCTGGTGGTGAAGCACAAAGGATTCGTTTAGCTACACAAATTGGTTCTAATTTAACAGGTGTACTTTATGTTTTAGATGAGCCTTCAATTGGATTACATCAAAAAGACAATCAAAAATTAATCCAAAGTTTAAAACACATGGTAGAAATCGGTAACACATTACTAGTAGTAGAACACGATGAAGAAACAATTTGAGAAGCAGAACATATTATTGATATTGGTCCAAAAGCAGGAGATGAAGGTGGTCAATTAATTGCACAAGGAACAGTGGAAGATATTATGAAAAATCCACAATCTTTAACAGGGAAATATTTATCCAGAGAAATTAAAATTGAAATTCCCAAATCAAGAAGAAGTGGCAATGGTCAAAATATTATTATTAAAGGTGCAGAAGAAAATAATTTAAAAAATGTTGATGTAAATTTTCCACTAGGAAAATTTATTGCTGTTACAGGCGTTTCAGGAAGTGGTAAATCAACATTAGTAAACGAAATTTTAACTAAAGGAATTTCTAAGAAATTATCAGACGCTTCTATAATTCCTGGAAAGCATAGAGAAATTTCTGGTCTTTATAATATTGATAAATTAATTCAAATTTCTCAATCTCCAATCGGTAGAACTCCCCGTTCCAATCCAGCAACTTATACAACAGTTTTTGATGATATTCGAGATGTTTTTGCAAACACAGAAGAAGCTAGAGCTAGAGGTTATCTAAAAGGTAGATTTTCATTTAATGTCAATGGTGGTCGTTGTGATAAATGTCAAGGTGATGGATTAATTAAAATTGAAATGCATTTTTTACCTGATGTTTATGTAGTTTGCGATCACTGTGAGGGTACAAGATACAAAAAAGAAACTCTTGATATTAAATACCGTGGTAAATCAATTGCAGATATTTTAGATATGCGAGTTTCTGAAGCTTATGATTTTTTTTCACAAAGAGCAAAAATTAAAGATAAGTTAAAAACAATTATTGATGTTGGTTTAGGTTATATAAAATTAGGTCAATCAGCAACAACACTTTCCGGTGGTGAAGCACAGAGAATTAAATTAGCAACATATTTACAAAAAAAACCAACAGGGAAAACAATGTATGTTTTAGATGAACCAACAACAGGTTTACACGCTTATGATGTTCATAATTTATTAAATGTTTTAAAAAGAATAGTTGATAATAAAGATACAATTGTTGTTATTGAACACAATTTGGATGTAATTAAATGCGCAGACTATATAATTGATTTAGGACAAGGGGGCGGAGTTAATGGTGGAAACATCATCGCTACAGGTACACCTGAACAAGTAGCACAAAACCCTAACTCTTTTACAGGTCAATTTTTAAAAGGAATTCTAAATGACAGCAAATAA
- the hprK gene encoding HPr(Ser) kinase/phosphatase, translating into MTANKNGISAEKIISKYKLHLLNRDKITHFRNIYKPSIYRLGLELTQSIQITNFIQNIIGWGTTEAVWFKSLPTEKLTEILISIFKWKPPLIILSVGFQKKMYEFVSDLASKYDIPVVKSNDHLSHLISIIGTYLSENFSETIAVHGSAIIVNGVGVLIIGKSGVGKSEATLELVQKRHIFVSDDTVNITRLGNHFIGRPNYITKDILELRGIGLLDIKHIYGTALTKNKLYIELVIELISPNSDTTFDRLGNAELEYNILDGTIKKIQIPVERGRNTSSLIEAAVNWFISKKDNVDAIDLITERMKNS; encoded by the coding sequence ATGACAGCAAATAAAAATGGTATTTCAGCAGAAAAAATTATTTCTAAATATAAACTTCATTTATTAAATAGAGATAAGATAACACATTTTAGAAATATTTATAAACCATCAATTTATCGCTTGGGTTTAGAATTAACTCAATCGATTCAAATTACTAATTTTATTCAAAATATCATTGGTTGAGGTACAACTGAAGCAGTGTGATTTAAATCTCTACCTACAGAAAAATTAACAGAAATTTTAATTAGTATTTTTAAATGAAAACCACCTTTAATAATCCTTTCTGTTGGTTTCCAAAAAAAAATGTATGAATTTGTTTCTGATTTAGCTTCTAAATATGATATTCCTGTAGTGAAAAGCAATGATCACTTATCTCATTTAATTTCAATCATTGGTACTTATTTATCTGAAAATTTTTCAGAAACAATTGCAGTTCATGGTTCTGCAATTATCGTTAATGGTGTTGGAGTTTTAATCATCGGAAAATCAGGAGTCGGAAAATCAGAAGCAACCTTAGAACTTGTTCAAAAAAGACATATTTTTGTTTCTGATGATACTGTGAATATCACCAGATTAGGAAATCACTTTATAGGTAGACCTAATTACATTACAAAAGACATCCTTGAATTAAGAGGAATAGGTCTATTAGATATAAAACACATTTATGGTACTGCATTAACAAAAAATAAATTATATATTGAACTAGTAATAGAATTAATTAGCCCTAATTCAGATACAACTTTTGATCGCCTAGGAAATGCTGAATTAGAATACAATATTTTAGATGGTACAATTAAAAAAATCCAAATACCTGTAGAACGTGGTAGAAATACTTCTTCATTAATTGAAGCAGCAGTAAATTGATTTATTTCTAAAAAAGATAATGTTGATGCTATCGATCTAATAACTGAAAGAATGAAAAACAGTTAA
- the lgt gene encoding prolipoprotein diacylglyceryl transferase, whose product MIPYREGDITWIIPNWFSLYGFLIFLGMVASILTIVYFWKRKKYSVDILFTLIFITIPSSILGARLWFIFEQLGVPNSNISSTWWKINEGGLSIQGGVILPTILDLLYLYKKRKEVDYREAFSFILPAVLIGQAIGRWGNFANHEVFGQIDIDGSHSKWLGWWISDNMYITKNGQDAYRIPLFFYEFLASTFGYIVLVWIFNFFGWFKPGITGAMYLIYYGIVRASMEFTREEAYMMYFVFAILYIVVGSGLLIYFHFLSDFIYVIEKNENKTLSLKIDKKQRYTKEKYKLGKFTITNYQRIIYENN is encoded by the coding sequence ATGATTCCATATAGAGAAGGGGATATTACTTGAATTATCCCAAATTGATTTAGTTTATATGGTTTCCTAATTTTTTTAGGAATGGTAGCTTCTATTCTAACAATAGTTTATTTTTGAAAGAGGAAAAAATACTCTGTAGATATTTTATTTACATTAATCTTTATAACAATTCCTTCTTCAATTCTTGGTGCAAGACTTTGATTTATTTTTGAACAATTAGGAGTTCCTAATTCGAATATTTCAAGCACTTGATGAAAAATTAATGAAGGTGGATTATCAATCCAAGGTGGAGTAATTTTACCCACCATTTTGGATTTATTATATCTATACAAAAAAAGAAAAGAAGTAGATTATAGAGAAGCCTTTTCTTTTATCTTACCAGCAGTTTTAATCGGGCAAGCTATAGGTAGATGAGGAAATTTTGCAAACCACGAAGTTTTTGGACAGATAGACATTGATGGTTCACATTCAAAGTGACTAGGATGATGAATTTCAGACAATATGTATATCACCAAAAATGGCCAAGATGCTTATAGAATTCCTTTATTCTTCTATGAATTTTTAGCTTCAACTTTTGGGTATATTGTTTTAGTCTGAATTTTCAATTTTTTCGGTTGATTTAAACCAGGAATTACAGGTGCGATGTATTTAATTTATTATGGAATTGTTCGAGCATCAATGGAATTTACAAGAGAAGAAGCATATATGATGTATTTTGTATTCGCAATTTTATATATTGTTGTAGGTTCAGGATTACTAATATATTTCCATTTTTTAAGTGATTTTATTTATGTAATAGAAAAGAACGAAAACAAAACATTATCTTTAAAAATTGATAAAAAACAAAGATACACAAAAGAAAAATACAAATTAGGTAAATTTACAATTACTAATTATCAACGAATAATTTATGAAAATAATTAA
- a CDS encoding NAD(P)/FAD-dependent oxidoreductase, producing the protein MENKVYDVLIIGAGPAALTAAIYASRGDLTVAFIEKGAPGGKLVYQSKIENWPGDKMIEGHKLALKMFEHSKQFGAEYLYGDVVEIKSHSEFDKEVILANGESLKSKSIVIASGMKERVPETIKGIYEFEHRGVSYCAICDGPLYGKNPTGVIGGGNSAVEEAAFLASVASEVHVFVKDSAFIAEKRLVRELEEKSNVKIYFNSEVLELKGESGLESAIVNVNGERKEIKIKSLFPFIGQLPSTNFAKDLGILDPRGFIKVDNFMETSVKGIYAIGDVIVKDIRQISTAVADGSIVGKILTNRITK; encoded by the coding sequence ATGGAAAACAAAGTTTATGATGTATTAATTATTGGTGCGGGTCCCGCTGCCCTTACTGCAGCAATTTATGCTTCAAGAGGGGATTTAACTGTAGCTTTCATTGAAAAAGGAGCACCTGGAGGTAAATTAGTTTATCAATCAAAAATTGAAAATTGACCAGGTGATAAAATGATTGAAGGACACAAATTAGCTTTAAAAATGTTTGAACATTCAAAGCAATTTGGTGCAGAATATTTATACGGTGATGTTGTTGAAATCAAATCACATTCAGAATTTGATAAAGAAGTCATTTTAGCTAATGGTGAATCATTAAAATCAAAAAGCATTGTAATTGCTTCAGGAATGAAAGAAAGAGTTCCAGAAACAATTAAAGGAATTTATGAATTTGAACACAGAGGTGTTTCATACTGTGCAATTTGTGATGGTCCTTTATATGGTAAAAATCCTACAGGTGTTATTGGTGGAGGTAACTCAGCGGTTGAAGAAGCTGCATTTTTAGCTTCTGTTGCTTCAGAAGTTCATGTATTTGTTAAGGATTCAGCATTTATTGCAGAAAAAAGATTAGTTCGTGAATTAGAAGAAAAATCAAATGTAAAAATTTATTTTAATTCAGAAGTGCTTGAACTAAAGGGTGAATCAGGTTTAGAAAGTGCAATTGTTAATGTGAATGGTGAACGAAAAGAAATTAAAATTAAATCTTTATTCCCTTTTATTGGTCAATTGCCTTCAACAAACTTTGCTAAAGATTTAGGAATTTTAGACCCTAGAGGATTTATTAAAGTAGACAATTTCATGGAAACATCAGTTAAAGGAATTTATGCAATTGGTGATGTTATTGTCAAAGATATTCGTCAAATTTCTACAGCTGTTGCAGATGGTTCAATTGTTGGAAAAATTTTAACAAATAGAATTACAAAATAA
- the cypl gene encoding ABC transporter thiamine pyrophosphate-binding lipoprotein p37/Cypl, translating into MKLKKFLLFPLAITAIGMFIACAPQQQNEGQWQTKVTMSLNQAWWDDKDSNQNKIDEFIKIFKTEFQKLKNQNPEWSKLPDVEFSIINNTEDNLTLQNVQNNKSDFAIISSTHALNANPENRTSKAVQLKLQTLTKAFNFDDGTESDPFKIAQNMQELFDKKPFEEWELTTEQWSGSTWNFLYDTKKTVDFYRGQISIVGTEEIRKEIKAAWNAKDWNKFRNFGILHIENLKLFEKTLKEHFNNSFTSLEADKLQNPDKYSKGYLKDIGQKSGFAISLDNEAPFAWEKNKNVDAQETDKKFTTKTGEKIDFLTVTDKHLYDIGIFKKNFNSLQADLIVQTFINLAKNQQDIYGPNVGYNGYKKYVDQ; encoded by the coding sequence ATGAAATTGAAAAAGTTTTTATTATTCCCTTTAGCAATAACAGCAATAGGTATGTTTATTGCTTGTGCACCTCAGCAACAAAATGAAGGTCAATGACAAACAAAAGTTACAATGAGTTTAAATCAAGCTTGATGAGATGATAAAGATTCTAATCAAAATAAAATTGATGAATTTATTAAAATTTTTAAAACAGAATTTCAAAAACTAAAAAATCAAAATCCAGAATGGAGTAAATTACCAGATGTTGAATTTAGTATTATCAACAATACAGAAGATAATTTAACATTACAAAATGTTCAGAATAATAAATCCGATTTCGCCATTATCTCTTCTACACACGCATTAAATGCAAACCCCGAAAATAGAACAAGTAAAGCAGTACAATTAAAATTACAAACTTTAACAAAAGCTTTCAATTTTGATGATGGTACTGAAAGTGATCCTTTCAAAATTGCGCAAAATATGCAAGAATTGTTTGATAAAAAACCTTTTGAAGAATGAGAATTAACTACAGAACAATGATCAGGAAGTACTTGAAATTTTTTGTATGATACAAAAAAAACAGTTGATTTCTATAGAGGGCAAATTTCTATTGTTGGTACAGAAGAAATTAGAAAAGAAATTAAAGCAGCATGAAATGCAAAAGATTGAAACAAATTTAGAAACTTCGGAATTCTCCATATTGAAAATTTAAAATTATTTGAAAAAACTTTAAAGGAACATTTTAATAATTCATTTACCTCTTTGGAAGCTGATAAATTGCAAAATCCAGATAAATATTCAAAAGGATACTTAAAAGATATCGGACAAAAATCTGGATTCGCTATTTCTCTTGATAATGAAGCACCTTTTGCATGAGAAAAAAATAAAAATGTTGATGCACAAGAAACAGATAAAAAATTCACTACAAAAACAGGTGAAAAAATCGATTTTTTAACTGTAACAGACAAACATCTTTATGACATTGGAATTTTTAAGAAAAACTTTAATTCTCTACAAGCTGATTTAATTGTTCAAACTTTTATAAATTTAGCAAAAAATCAGCAAGACATTTATGGCCCAAATGTGGGTTATAACGGATACAAAAAATATGTTGATCAATAA
- a CDS encoding ATP-binding cassette domain-containing protein, producing MLINKLEYKNITLAFNKKDSWILKNISFNADSQNPICLLGKSGAGKTTILNSIFDLKLKIKGQIFFNDVNIEQKTKKEFKEYTSKINILNQETQLIEHENVYTNIKRSITKHKNLIYKLFNILNNEQKENIYKTLEHLNILGKSFTIVSELSGGQKQRVEIAKTIIANSAIILADEPTNFLDIKNAEDVIKTLIEISQKQNAVLIMSLHNVDLAQKYFKNFLLLNDRKIEFIKNKQLTKEQIKEIYHND from the coding sequence ATGTTGATCAATAAATTAGAATATAAAAACATTACGCTAGCTTTTAATAAAAAAGACAGCTGGATATTAAAAAATATTTCATTTAATGCAGACTCTCAAAATCCAATTTGTTTATTAGGAAAATCTGGCGCAGGTAAAACAACAATCTTAAATTCTATTTTTGATTTAAAACTCAAAATAAAAGGTCAGATTTTTTTCAATGATGTAAATATTGAGCAAAAAACTAAAAAAGAATTTAAAGAATATACATCAAAAATAAATATTTTAAATCAAGAAACACAATTAATAGAGCATGAAAATGTTTATACAAACATAAAAAGAAGTATTACAAAACATAAAAACTTAATATATAAATTATTTAATATTTTAAATAATGAACAGAAAGAAAATATTTACAAAACCTTAGAACATTTAAATATTTTGGGCAAAAGTTTTACCATAGTTAGTGAATTATCTGGTGGTCAAAAACAAAGAGTAGAAATTGCTAAAACAATTATCGCAAATTCAGCAATAATTTTAGCTGATGAACCAACAAATTTTTTAGATATTAAAAATGCTGAAGATGTGATTAAAACACTAATAGAAATTTCTCAAAAACAAAATGCAGTTTTAATCATGTCGCTTCATAATGTGGATTTGGCTCAAAAATATTTCAAAAACTTTTTATTATTAAATGACAGAAAAATTGAATTTATTAAAAATAAGCAATTAACAAAAGAACAAATAAAAGAGATTTATCATAATGATTAA